A region of the Pseudarthrobacter oxydans genome:
ACGCTCAACCATTCGCTTGGCCGACTTGATGTTCTGGGCGTGGTTGAGGTCAACCAGGCGCTTCATCACGAACGGCTTGAAGAGCTCCAGCGCCATCTGCTTGGGCAGGCCGCACTGGTGCAGCTTCAGCTGCGGGCCGACGACGATGACCGAACGGCCCGAGTAGTCGACGCGCTTGCCCAGGAGGTTCTGGCGGAAACGGCCCTGCTTGCCCTTGAGCATGTCGCTCAGGGACTTCAGCGGACGGTTGCCCGGTCCGGTGACCGGACGGCCGCGGCGGCCGTTGTCGAAGAGGCTGTCAACAGCTTCCTGAAGCATGCGCTTCTCGTTGTTGACGATGATCTCCGGAGCACCCAGGTCAAGCAGGCGCTTGAGGCGGTTGTTGCGGTTGATCACGCGGCGGTACAGGTCGTTGAGGTCGGAGGTCGCGAAGCGGCCACCGTCCAGCTGGACCATGGGGCGCAGTTCCGGCGGGATCACCGGAACGGCGTCGAGGACCATGCCAAGCGGGCTGTTGTTGGTGGTCAGGAACGCGTTGACCACCTTCAGGCGCTTCAGGGCGCGGGTCTTGCGCTGGCCCTTGCCGTTGGCGATGATGTCGCGCAGCAGGTCAGATTCAGCCTGCATGTCGAAGCTCTCAAGACGCTTCTTGATGGCTTCGGCACCCATGGAGCCTTCGAAGTACATGCCGTAGCGGTCGCGCAGCTCGCGGTACAGGCCTTCGTCACCCTCAAGGTCAGCGACCTTCAGGTTCTTGAAGCGGTCCCAGACCTGCTCGAGGCGCTCGATGTCGGCGTCGGCACGCTTGCGCACGTTGGCCATCTGGCGGTCGGCGGAGTCGCGGGCCTTCTTCTTGTCGGCAGCCTTCGCGCCTTCGCCTTCGAGGCGGGCGATTTCGCCTTCGAGGTCGCGGGCGATCGCCGCGATGTCGGAGTCGCGGTTGTCGATGAGCTGCTTCTTCTCGATGTCGTGCTCAACCTGCAGGTTGGGCAGTTCCTCGTGGCGGGCGGCTTCATCAACGCTGGTGATCATGTAGGCAGCGAAGTAGATGACCTTTTCGAGGTCCTTCGGCGCCAGGTCAAGGAGGTAGCCCAGGCGTGAGGGAACACCCTTGAAGTACCAGATGTGCGTGACCGGGGCGGCCAGCTCGATGTGGCCCATGCGTTCGCGGCGGACCTTTGCGCGGGTGACTTCAACGCCACACCGCTCACAGATGATGCCCTTGAAGCGCACGCGCTTGTACTTACCGCAGTAGCATTCCCAGTCCCGGGAGGGGCCGAAGATCTTCTCGCAGAAGAGGCCGTCCTTCTCGGGCTTGAGCGTGCGGTAGTTGATGGTTTCCGGCTTCTTAACCTCGCCGTAAGACCAGCCGCGGATGTCTTCCGCGGTGGCGAGGCCGATCTGCATGAGGCCGAAGGAGGATTCGCTGGACATATGGTCCCTGTTCTCTCTTGTTCTCTAAATTCTGAAGTCTTGGGTTACGGAAAGAGGGAGGTGAGGTACCGGAAAAGGCAGCGCGGGTGGCGCGCTGCTTTCCCGGTACGCCCGCCTGCTAAACCTCTTCTACGGAACTGGGCTCTGCACGGGACAGATCGATACCCAGTTCCTCCGCAGCCGTGAAGACTGCGTCATCAGAGTCACGCATTTCAATTGTGGTTCCGTCCGTGGAGAGGACTTCCACGTTCAGGCACAGCGACTGCATTTCCTTGATCAAGACCTTGAAGGACTCGGGAACACCCGGCTCGGGGATGTTCTCGCCCTTGACGATGGCTTCGTAGACCTTCACGCGACCATGGATGTCGTCAGACTTGATCGTGAGAAGCTCCTGGAGCGTGTAGGCGGCGCCGTAAGCTTCGAGCGCCCACACTTCCATTTCACCGAAGCGCTGGCCACCGAACTGTGCCTTACCACCCAGCGGCTGCTGCGTGATCATGGAGTACGGGCCGGTGGAGCGCGCGTGGATCTTGTCGTCCACCAGGTGGTGGAGCTTCAGGATGTACATGTAGCCGACCGAGATCGGATCCGGGAACGGCTCGCCGGAGCGGCCGTCGAACAGGCGGGTCTTGCCGGAGGAGTTGATCAGGCGTTCGCCGTCACGCGTCACGTTGGTGGAGTCCAGCAGGCCCGTGATTTCCTCTTCGCGGGCGCCGTCGAACACCGGCGTTGCAACAGTGGTCTGGCCACTCTCGCGCGGCAGGTTCGGCAGCTGCTTGACCCACTCAGGCTCGCCTTCGATCTTCCAACCGGTCTTGGCAACCCAGCCGAGGTGCGTTTCGAGCACCTGGCCGACGTTCATACGGCCCGGAACACCCAGCGGGTTCAGGACGATATCAACGGGGGTGCCGTCGGCAAGGAAGGGCATGTCCTCAACGGGGAGGATCTTGGAGATGACACCCTTGTTGCCGTGGCGGCCGGCGAGCTTGTCGCCGTCGGTGATCTTGCGCTTGGCAGCGACATAGACGCGGACCAGCTGGTTCACGCCCGGGGGCAGCTCGTCGTCGTTGTCGCGGTCGAAGACGCGAACGCCGATGACGGTGCCGGACTCGCCGTGGGGAACCTTCAGGGAGGTGTCGCGGACTTCGCGCGACTTCTCACCAAAGATGGCGCGCAGCAGGCGCTCTTCCGGGGTCAGTTCGGTTTCACCCTTCGGGGTGACCTTTCCGACCAGGATGTCCCCTGCTTCAACCTCGGCACCGATGTGGATGATGCCGCGCTCGTCCAGGCCCGCCAGGACTTCCTCGGACACGTTGGGGATGTCACGGGTGATTTCCTCGGCACCAAGCTTGGTGTCGCGGGCATCGATCTCGTGCTCCTCGATGTGGATGGAGGAAAGGACGTCCTCGGCAACAATGCGCTGCGAGAGGATGATGGCGTCCTCGAAGTTATGGCCTTCCCATGACATGAATGCCACGAGCAGGTTCTTGCCGAGGGCGAGCTCGCCCTGGTCCGTTGCCGGGCCGTCGGCGATGATGCCGCCAACTTCCAGGCGCTGGCCTTCATTCACCAGGACACGGTGGTTGTAGCAGTTGCCCTGGTTGGAGCGGGCGAACTTGTTGATGCGGTAGTTGGTCTCGGTGCCGTCGTCGTTGAGCATGATGACGAGCTCGGCGGAAACCTCGGTGACCACGCCGGCCTTCTTCGCGATGACAACGTCACCGGCGTCGACGGCTGCGGCGCGTTCCATGCCGGTGCCCACGAAGGGGGCCTCGGAACGGACCAGCGGCACGGCCTGGCGCTGCATGTTGGCACCCATGAGTGCACGGTTGGCATCGTCATGCTCGAGGAACGGGATCAGGGCGGTAGCCACGGACACCATCTGGCGCGGGGAAACGTCCATGAACTCGACGTCGGCGGCGGGAACGAGGACAGGCTCGCCTCCACCACCGCGGGCACGGACCAGGACGGTGTCTTCGGCGAACTTCTTGTTCTCGTCCAGCGGCGCGTTGGCCTGGGCGATCAGCACCTCGGCCTCGTCGTCGGCGGTCAGGTACTGGACGTCGTCGGAAACGACGCCGTCCTTGACCAGGCGGTACGGGGTCTCGATGAAGCCGAACGGGTTGATGCGTCCGTAGGAAGCCAGCGAACCGATCAGGCCAATGTTCGGGCCTTCAGGAGTTTCGATGGGGCACATACGTCCGTAGTGGGACGGGTGCACGTCACGGACTTCCATGCCGGCACGGTCACGGGACAGACCGCCGGGGCCAAGCGCGGACAGGCGGCGCTTGTGGGTCAGGCCCGAGAGCGGGTTGTTCTGGTCCATGAACTGCGAGAGCTGGGAGGTTCCGAAGAACTCCTTGATCGCGGCGACCACGGGGCGGATGTTGATCAGGGTCTGCGGCGTGATGGCCTCGACGTCCTGGGTGGTCATACGCTCGCGGACCACGCGCTCCATGCGGGACAGGCCGGTGCGGACCTGGTTCTCGATGAGCTCGCCGACGGCGCGGATGCGGCGGTTGCCGAAGTGGTCGATGTCGTCGATTTCGACGCGCAGGTCCACTTCCTGGCCGTCACGGGTGCCCTTGATGGTCTTCTCGCCGGCGTGCAGCGCGACGAGGAACTTGATCATGGCAACGATGTCTTCAACGTGCAGGACCGAAGCTTCCTTGTCGCCAAGGGAGCGGTCGATGCCAAGCTTGCGGTTGATCTTGTAGCGGCCAACCTTGGCCAGATCGTAGCGCTTGGAGTTGAAGTACAGGTTGTCCAGCAGGGACTGGGCAGCCTCGACGGTGGGCGGCTCGCCCGGTCGCAGCTTCCGGTAGATGTCCAGCAACGCGTCTTCGCGGGTTTCGGTGGCGTCCTTCTCCAGGGTTGCCCGCATGGAGTCGTACTGGCCGAACTCTTCGAGGATCTGGCCTTCGGTCCAGCCGAGGGCCTTCAGCAGGACCGTGACGGACTGCTTGCGCTTGCGGTCGAGGCGGACGCCGACCTGGTCGCGCTTGTCGATTTCGAGCTCGAACCAGGCGCCGCGGGACGGGATGATCTTCGCGGTGAAGATGTCCTTGTCGCTGGTCTTGTCGGCGGCGCGCTCGAAGTAGGCGCCCGGGGAACGGACCAGCTGGGAGACGACGACACGCTCGGTGCCGTTGACGACGAAGGTGCCCTTCTCGGTCATCAGCGGGAAGTCACCCATGAACACGGTCTGCTGCTTGATTTCGCCCGTGTTGTTGTTCATGAACTCGGCCTTGACGTACAGCGGAGCCGAGTACGTAGCGTCCCGGTCCTTGCACTCGGCCATGGTGTACTTGGGGTCAGCGAACTCCGGATCGGAGAAGCTCAGGGACATGGTGCCCTGGAAGTCCTCGATCGGGGAGATCTCTTCGAAGATGTCCGACAGGCCGGACGTGGTGGCGACGCTGAGATCGTTTTCTTCGACAGCCTTTGCCACGCGTGCCTGCCAGCGCTCATTTCCGACCAGCCAGTCGAAGCTGTCCGTCTGGAGGGCAAGCAGATTCGGAACGTCAAGAGGTTCGTGAATCTTTGCGAATGAGAGCCGGCGAGTGGCACCATCAGTGCTGTCG
Encoded here:
- the rpoB gene encoding DNA-directed RNA polymerase subunit beta, with product MVASSTSNNETANTADSTDGATRRLSFAKIHEPLDVPNLLALQTDSFDWLVGNERWQARVAKAVEENDLSVATTSGLSDIFEEISPIEDFQGTMSLSFSDPEFADPKYTMAECKDRDATYSAPLYVKAEFMNNNTGEIKQQTVFMGDFPLMTEKGTFVVNGTERVVVSQLVRSPGAYFERAADKTSDKDIFTAKIIPSRGAWFELEIDKRDQVGVRLDRKRKQSVTVLLKALGWTEGQILEEFGQYDSMRATLEKDATETREDALLDIYRKLRPGEPPTVEAAQSLLDNLYFNSKRYDLAKVGRYKINRKLGIDRSLGDKEASVLHVEDIVAMIKFLVALHAGEKTIKGTRDGQEVDLRVEIDDIDHFGNRRIRAVGELIENQVRTGLSRMERVVRERMTTQDVEAITPQTLINIRPVVAAIKEFFGTSQLSQFMDQNNPLSGLTHKRRLSALGPGGLSRDRAGMEVRDVHPSHYGRMCPIETPEGPNIGLIGSLASYGRINPFGFIETPYRLVKDGVVSDDVQYLTADDEAEVLIAQANAPLDENKKFAEDTVLVRARGGGGEPVLVPAADVEFMDVSPRQMVSVATALIPFLEHDDANRALMGANMQRQAVPLVRSEAPFVGTGMERAAAVDAGDVVIAKKAGVVTEVSAELVIMLNDDGTETNYRINKFARSNQGNCYNHRVLVNEGQRLEVGGIIADGPATDQGELALGKNLLVAFMSWEGHNFEDAIILSQRIVAEDVLSSIHIEEHEIDARDTKLGAEEITRDIPNVSEEVLAGLDERGIIHIGAEVEAGDILVGKVTPKGETELTPEERLLRAIFGEKSREVRDTSLKVPHGESGTVIGVRVFDRDNDDELPPGVNQLVRVYVAAKRKITDGDKLAGRHGNKGVISKILPVEDMPFLADGTPVDIVLNPLGVPGRMNVGQVLETHLGWVAKTGWKIEGEPEWVKQLPNLPRESGQTTVATPVFDGAREEEITGLLDSTNVTRDGERLINSSGKTRLFDGRSGEPFPDPISVGYMYILKLHHLVDDKIHARSTGPYSMITQQPLGGKAQFGGQRFGEMEVWALEAYGAAYTLQELLTIKSDDIHGRVKVYEAIVKGENIPEPGVPESFKVLIKEMQSLCLNVEVLSTDGTTIEMRDSDDAVFTAAEELGIDLSRAEPSSVEEV